Proteins found in one Arthrobacter pascens genomic segment:
- the map gene encoding type I methionyl aminopeptidase: MIELLTPREVDAARVCGQFVAKTLSDLRDRTEPGTNLLEINDWAASMIRIAGARSCYVDYTPSFGRGPFGKVICTSVNEAVLHGLPHDYVLMDGDLLTLDFAASVNGWVTDSAISFVVGDSSAPGDQHMIETTEKALLAGIHAAQPGARIGDISHAIGSVLESARFRVNSEFGGHGVGSTMHQDPHIPNIGTPGRGYVLRPGLLLAIEPWIMDGTSKLVTAPDGWTLRSSNGRRTAHSEHTIAVTESGPVILTQLV; this comes from the coding sequence TTGATTGAGCTACTCACGCCTCGAGAAGTTGACGCGGCACGCGTCTGTGGACAATTCGTGGCGAAGACTCTCTCGGACTTGAGGGACAGAACCGAGCCCGGGACGAATCTCTTGGAGATTAACGATTGGGCAGCCTCGATGATCCGGATAGCAGGAGCTCGCTCGTGCTATGTCGACTACACCCCATCATTTGGGCGCGGCCCCTTCGGAAAGGTCATCTGCACGTCCGTCAACGAAGCCGTTTTACACGGCCTCCCTCATGACTACGTCCTGATGGATGGCGATCTACTTACCCTTGACTTCGCAGCAAGTGTTAACGGGTGGGTCACTGATTCCGCCATCAGCTTCGTTGTAGGGGATTCTTCTGCACCCGGAGACCAGCACATGATTGAAACAACGGAGAAAGCGCTTCTGGCCGGTATCCATGCAGCCCAGCCCGGAGCGCGTATTGGAGACATCTCTCATGCAATTGGCTCAGTGCTCGAATCAGCGCGCTTTAGGGTCAACAGCGAATTTGGCGGGCATGGTGTAGGAAGCACCATGCACCAGGACCCGCACATACCGAACATCGGTACCCCAGGACGCGGATACGTGCTTCGCCCGGGACTGCTTCTGGCAATAGAACCATGGATCATGGACGGCACCAGCAAACTTGTTACAGCGCCTGATGGGTGGACCTTGCGCAGTTCCAATGGCCGTCGGACCGCGCACTCCGAGCACACGATTGCCGTCACGGAATCCGGACCCGTCATTCTCACTCAGCTGGTCTGA
- a CDS encoding epoxide hydrolase family protein — protein sequence MSGALDVAATADPIIPFRVRIDAATVDDLRSRLRRTRWPEPSTTGGWTQGTPLAYARELCTDWAEQYDFAAAEARLNRHPQFRTVIDGLAIHFVHVRSVRSDAVPLLMTHGWPGSVVEFADVAAPLADPPAGQPAFHVVCPSLPGYGFSDKPATEGWTVRRVARAWAELMTLLGYPYFLAQGHDWGTSVSTALATHYPERLIGIHLMPPLVAADPATLDDLTMAEHAALADLTKAASGDGYSFEQSTRPQTIGYALVDSPAALLTWIIEKFHAWTDHDGTLESVLSRDQLLDNLMLYWLPATGASAARLYWESFAEIQALFRSGAADQIMVPTACSIFPRENPRPSRRWAERRFPDIRYWNEPSRGGHFAAFEQPALFLDEIRNATTHLTATAISPT from the coding sequence ATGTCAGGCGCCCTTGATGTGGCCGCGACCGCCGATCCGATCATCCCGTTTCGAGTGCGGATCGACGCCGCCACGGTCGACGACCTCCGCAGCCGGCTGCGGCGCACGCGCTGGCCCGAGCCGTCGACCACCGGCGGCTGGACGCAGGGCACCCCGCTCGCGTACGCCCGGGAGCTCTGCACCGATTGGGCCGAGCAATACGACTTCGCCGCCGCCGAGGCTCGTCTCAACCGCCATCCACAGTTCCGCACCGTGATCGACGGCTTGGCCATCCACTTTGTGCACGTGCGCTCAGTACGCTCCGACGCCGTGCCGCTTCTGATGACCCATGGCTGGCCCGGTTCAGTGGTGGAGTTCGCGGACGTCGCCGCCCCGCTGGCGGACCCGCCCGCCGGGCAGCCCGCCTTCCACGTGGTGTGCCCGTCGCTGCCCGGCTACGGCTTCAGCGACAAGCCCGCGACCGAGGGCTGGACGGTGCGGCGGGTCGCCCGCGCCTGGGCCGAGCTGATGACCCTCCTCGGTTACCCTTACTTCCTCGCGCAGGGCCATGACTGGGGCACGAGCGTCAGCACCGCTCTGGCCACCCACTACCCCGAACGCCTTATCGGTATCCATCTGATGCCCCCGCTGGTGGCCGCCGACCCCGCCACGCTCGACGACCTGACCATGGCCGAACACGCCGCCCTTGCCGATTTGACCAAGGCTGCCTCCGGCGACGGCTACTCGTTCGAGCAGTCCACCCGTCCACAGACCATCGGTTACGCACTGGTCGACTCCCCCGCGGCCCTGCTCACCTGGATCATCGAGAAGTTCCACGCCTGGACCGATCACGACGGCACCCTGGAGTCGGTCCTGAGCCGAGACCAACTGCTGGACAACTTGATGCTCTACTGGCTGCCTGCCACCGGCGCGTCCGCCGCACGCCTCTACTGGGAAAGCTTCGCCGAGATCCAGGCCCTGTTCCGCTCCGGCGCCGCCGATCAGATTATGGTCCCCACCGCGTGCTCGATCTTCCCGCGCGAGAACCCCCGTCCGTCCCGCCGCTGGGCCGAGCGCCGCTTCCCCGACATCCGTTACTGGAACGAGCCGTCCCGAGGAGGCCACTTCGCCGCCTTCGAACAGCCCGCACTGTTCCTGGACGAGATCCGCAACGCCACCACCCACCTGACCGCCACCGCGATCAGCCCCACCTGA
- a CDS encoding helix-turn-helix domain-containing protein: MLRNARGERTLVQVALGAGISPETLRKIETGRIATPSFMIVAALAEELALSLDALQGTLRRSSAEKLDVAS; encoded by the coding sequence ATGCTCCGTAATGCGCGGGGGGAACGGACACTGGTCCAGGTAGCTCTTGGTGCAGGTATATCCCCTGAGACACTCCGGAAGATCGAGACGGGTCGAATCGCCACCCCGTCCTTCATGATCGTGGCTGCCCTTGCCGAAGAACTGGCCCTCTCCCTCGATGCCCTCCAGGGCACACTACGAAGGTCATCGGCTGAGAAGCTCGATGTAGCTTCCTGA